The genomic segment AGGCATGAACTGAGGAGGCCAGCTTACTCATCCCCAATACATCAAATTCTtggcaagcattttttttttttttttttaactttttagggctgcacccgcagcatatggaggttcctaggctaggggtccaatcagagctacagctgctggcctacaccacagcaacaccagatccgagccttgtctgcaacctataccacagctcacagcaacgccggatccttaacccactgagtgaggccagggatcgaacccgcaacctcatggttcctagtaggattcgcttccactgcgccaggacaggaactccttggcaaGTATTTTTGCAAAGAGAGTGAAATGGCTCCAGCAGGAGCCCACACTCACTTCAGACCATTCTCCTCTCGCATGGCCTTGGTGCTAAAGTTGGTGTGGCAGCCGGCACCATTCCAGTTCCCAGGAATGGGCTTAGGATCAAAGGTGGCGATCACTCCGAAGTCTTCGCACACACGATGCAAGATGAATCGGGCCACCCAGAGGTGATCTCCCATGTCGATTCCTTCACAGGGTCCGATCTGGAATTCCCACTAGAGAGAACGAGAAGAAGATTGGCCTTTAAAGCAAAACCAACTGCTCGCCCCAACCCACCTGCTCCCATTTCACTTCTATTCCACAGCACCTCGAGAGTGCTGGGTTAAGGACTGGTGCATCACAGCAGCCCTTGCTAGCAAAACCCTCATTTGCCTACAGGCGGGGAAGGTGATGGGCTAGAGCCATTTACCTGGGCGGGCATGACCTCGGCATTGGTGCCCCCAATCTTGATGCCGGCATACAAGCAGGCCCGGTAGTGAGCCTCCACAATGTCCCTGCCATAGGCTTTGTCTGCTCCAACACCACAATAGTACGGACCTGCAGAGGCATCAAGGTGGAATGAATGTCAAGAGGCAAGACATGGAGAAAATCCCTAGCTAGGTAAGATGACCGGCCCAAGTCAGATGTCAGAAAGCTCTCAACCACTTGCTCTCTAGAATCCCATCCCTAACTGTCCCTGGACGTAGAGGAGTGGGTGCAGGGGGCTCCTCTCATAAAGCCAAAGGGTTCCCCTCAGTGTTAATGTCTAAATGTCCATGCCTGGATCTGGGTGACACAAGGGCTCTACAGTATTATTTCAACCAGTCTCTGGGATACTACTCCTCTACCTTTTTAATCCACGAGGATTCATTCCAATCTCTGGAGAGATACTTTTTTCTTTGCCAACTAACACTTGGGGAAAAAGCAAGATTCCTCTCTCACCGGGAGGACTCACCTTGGGGCCCAGGGAAGCCATTGGAAGGCCAACCAAAGGGGTGTCCATCTGTGCCCATGAGAGTATATTCCTGCTCCATTCCAAACCAGGGGTGCTGGTTGCTCACCATGTCCATTATCCGTTTACAGGTGTGCCTTAAGTTGGTctctaggaaaaagaaagagccaaCACACTTATTAGAGACGCATGGGCAAATGTACCGAATGCACATGCGCCTGAGGTGGTTTCCAGGAATCCACACACCTGAGATGATGAGTGTTGGCTGCACTGTAAGCTTTCAGTCCCCGCTGGTGTAAAAGCGGACAATGAGAGAAGCTATAATTATGTATCTGTAGGGAGACTCTCAAAAGGCTTTATTTATAACTAAACTGGGTTACAACAAAGTCACACGGCAGTGGATCCAGAATAGAGCACGTTTTCACTTTATCTGCAAGCTGGCCCCCTCCCAAACGCCAAATGTCAAGCACTTAAACTCTCTATTCACTAGAGAACTGCTTCTCGCTTTCCATCTATTCCTAGTTTCTCAGGCATTTAGAGCCAAATCTACAATTTTGACTGAGAGAAGAAGAGCCTTACATTCTAGGTGAGAAGGTAAACCACTACAAAGTTCTATAGTATTGGCTGgtgcaaaagcaaacaaacccccTCCAAACCCCAGTAAAATGCAATGAACTCAACTGAAACTATTTCTAAGCTAGAATTACTTTATGGACTCATTACTATAACTATTCCACTATGTCCCAGGAACCATTTTATGACCTTCATATTTTATCAAAGAAAACCTATAATCTTGAGTCTTCCTAACAACCCTGAGGTGGGGATTACGAGTCTCcgtttttacaaatgagaaaatgaggctcagagatggcAGGTAGCCTGCCCGGGTCACAGCaaaagcagcagagccaggaaaCTCTGCTTGTCTCAACTTCCGAGCTCAAGTTATTTACCACAATATGATAATGCCTCTCCAAACAAAGACAAGTAATAAGGTCCAGAGTCACTAAGTGACTTGCCAAAAAGTCTCACTGGCAGAGCATGGCAAATTTAAAAAGACGAACGAAGTAGAACTGGGAGCAATGGGTGTGCTAGACAAACACCAAAGGGGCGGGGCTCCAGCAACCCTCAAGGCAAACGTATGTTATTGGTGAAGCCGGATGTCCTCATTTTAGTCCGTGGGCAGAGAAAGGAAACGCGCTGTGTGGAATGAAAAGGCAACTAGTGCGTGGTGTACGAGCCTTCTCAATTATCCGCACTCATCAACTCAGTTCGCCCCATAAACAACTTTCTAAGATGGATTTTAttaatttccccattttaaaatcagggaaGTGAGGAGTAGAGGTgaaaagtaacttgcccaagttcacagcaAGGAAGTGGCACAACTAGAATTCAAATCCAACATTCTAACTTTAGAATCTGTGTTCTTAAAATCTACAGGCAGGCAGGAGGGCTGTGCCACAGAGGACTAACGGCAAGCAGATTTAGAAGAAtctaatgttggagttcccgccgtggtgtagcggaaatgaatccgactaagaaccatgaggttgtgggttcaatacctggccttgctcaatgggttaaggatccggcactgctgtgagctatggtgtaggtcacagatgtaggtcacagacggggcttggatcctgcgttgctatggctgtggctggcagctgtagctctgattggacccctagcctgagaacctccatatgccacgggtgcagccctaaaaagcaaaaaaaaaaaaaaaagagagagagagagagagagaaattgaatgTTGTTTTATGCCACCAATAATGCGAGGATGGGCCACGCAACCTCTTTGAACAAGGATGTTCTAGATGGAGAGATGAGGCCCAAGCGAATACAGACTTCACATACAGTTCTAAGACAGGCTGGTCTTCTCAGTACCAATTTTGGAATAGCCTCTTCCCCGCCTTTCCAATTCATGGATTGGGGTGGGGGCACCCAGACCTATCCTCTACCCACCTGCAGGCTTTCGGTTGTACTTGAAGACCTCACAGAACACCAGCTTGTTGGGGTCCTTGCGGAAAGGGTCCCGAAACATGGCAGCAGGGACAAGATACATGTCACTGTTGGAGCCTTCAGACTGAAAAGTACTAGAGCCATCGAAATTCCACTCGGGCAACTCTGGGgtaaaaagagaggagaaaatttAAGTTAGAACGCACAGGAGCTTTTCAGGCAAGAGTACAGTCCCCTCGTTCACCTTTCCGTCTCTAAAGAGCCACAGTCTCTTGTCCAGAAAGTCAGTGATGCATGACTGCTGCTATTAACATGCAAACCCTGATGTCTGCATGCAGCCCTACAGATCTTCCTGAGTTCCAGGTAAGCCCACAGCATCACTTTCTTAAAAGTAACAGTCACAAGAATAACCTAAGAATAACATGTCTTTCCTAAATAAGTCTACTGGATACCGAAGACACAAAATGGACATCACCAGCAAGTCAGGCATTATTTAAAGTATTgcaataaaggagaaaaagattctCTGATTTCTCCCAATAGGCCATCTGTGTTGCTTTGTTCTCTTAACTCATCCCCCCACTGTGTCAATGGACTGTCCTTGCTCAAGCTGggtccttattttacagatgaggaaacagacagtGAGCAGGGTGACTGATTCAAGGATGGTCCCATATCCACTTTCatactatgttttattttatttgttttggtttttttttttagggccacgcccacagcacatgcaaattcccaggctaggggttgaaccggagttgcaactgcctgcctacaccacaaccacagcaaggcgggatccgagctgccatgtctgtgacctacaccacagctcacggcaatgctggatccttaacgcaatgAGCAAGgcccaagaattgaacccacatcctcatggataccagtccggttcattaccactgagccactatgggaactcctccacaatATGTTTTTaaggccagttttttttttttttttttaatcactccaGTTGACCAGGagtcctccttcctttttccaggGCCTGTCCAATACTGCCACATAGCAGGTGTGTAAGATACACTTTATATTAATACAGTTATTCATCCATCCCCTCGAATGTGACCAGAAAAGTAAGCAATCCTAAAAGTAGGTAGAAGGTGACGGACCACAGTCCCTTTGCTCATAACAGCTCCTGTGGGATAAGCAATCAGCCAGTTGGAGAATTTCCCAAAGAGGcactaattaaaaacaaatgaatggctGGCCCTATTTAGAGACCACTTTAGGGCATTGGCTTTGTATCTAGAACCTCAGTATCAAGTTCTCTATTTGGGTAGGAAAGAGCATTCGAAgagtttgtgggagttcccgtcgtggcgcagtggttaatgaatctgactaggaaccatgaggctgcgggttcggtccctgcccttgctcagtgggttaacgatccggcgttgccatgagctgtggtgtaggttgcagacgcggcttggatccagcgttgctgtggctctggtgtaggccagcagctacagctccgattggacccctagcctgggaacctccatatgccacgggagtggcccaataaatagcaaaaagacaaaaaaaaaaaaaaaaagtttgtgaagTAGATGACACAGTCAGGTTCAAATGATGGTTTTCAAAATGGGTTCCTGGGGGTACGTTATAGCCAACGAAGCAGGGATGCCCAAGTCAGCAAAGTTTCCAACCTGTCTCTCCTCCAATTCACACTTGATCTTTTTTTCCTGCAATCTACTGGCTTACCCGcaggattccatttacataaaggAGTCCATTGTTGTTGTACTCAGAGGTAGTGTAGGAGCTTAATGTTGACTGAATGAAGCCTGAAAAGCCCTGCTTTAGAAGAGCTTTACCTGCAGGAGAGCAAAGGCCAAACCTGGGGGCTTGGTCTCAGGCTGCTGCCCACCCCCACGCTGCCCCCACACAGCACAGATCCTCACTCTGCCCAGCCTCTCACCTTCTATACACTTGGGCTCAGAATCCAGGGTCCGGGTCTTGCAGCGCAGTCCCTCTCCCGTACCGTCAATCCAGATGTACATAGCTTGGACTTTCTCGCCCTGGGGCAGGGACATGTACACCTGCTTGATGCCTTTGTTCAAGTGGGAGCTCGCTGAGGTGGCCATGGTGGACGGTGTtctggagaaaaagagagaaaacagaaaacaactaaGAACACCAACTCCAGACAAACCCACTGCAGGAATGACTCATTAGGGATAATTAAATCAAGAAGTCAAGTGGGAGTGGTGGCCCTTCCCTttggaaaccacacacacacacacacacacacacaaaagtacacacagtacatttatttaattgtacacacacacagtacatttttaatttgctttcagAGAGATTAAAAAGTGTGTTTgtggctgcactctcggcatgtggaagttcctgggctagggatcaaacctgcgccgcCACAGTGGTAGGAATGCcgcttccttaacccactgcaccacaaggaacttTCTAAAAGTTTATACTAGACAAAAATCTCCTGATAAGCCTCCTCAAGCTAGAATCTAAACTTGTGAGGACCAAGTTCTATTTTTTGCAGTGTACCAGAGGTAgaggaatttttcatttctcatactAAAGAtaccagaagaggaaaaaaccccaaaacacacaaaaaagaaaatacagaagttCAGAAACAGGAAAGTTTGCAGAACAGACTGCGTCTCCAAGTAGACGCCAACCACAGCAAGGCTTAGCTGCTATGATCTCTGGACTGTCTTCCCTTTTCCTTGCACCCCAGAggatatctcaataaaaaatccTTTTGAAGATTCCTCCACCCCTCCAAAAACCAAACACTCTCCTGCCACCCACATAAAGTTGGTAGGGTGAAACAAGGGGCCCAGCTAGAAGGTTTAAGAGGTTGGTGGCTTCCTAAAACAACTGCAGTTATTATAACCACCAGGATATAAAAATAGCTGATTCAAGCTGGATTCTAAGATGCACATGGTCAATTTTCATCAGTTCTCACTTCAGAAAGTCAGTTTCAGTTTGAGAATGACCAGATTCCACCAGAGAACTTTGCAAGGAATTAAAAAATCCCCACTTCTAAATCAAAAAGATCTGGGGTTTCAAAAGCCTCTAGGCATACTAAAAACTGCAAACCCCTTAAAGAAGAGACACTGAGGCCACAAAATCAAACCTCAACACAAGAGGAAACGTTCTACCCCTCCAGTCCCGGGTTGATAGCCCTGGGTGGCTGCAAAGGGAACACATTGTTCTCCTCCAATGACTTGGGCAACTTTCTGAAGTACAGTGGCAAAGTTTCTATGGGCAACCGGCCCATGTTTGCCCAGCTGAAAACAAAACTGCTTCTCCCTCGGACAGCCTCACCCTTCCCCGAGGGGAAGAGAAGCTCTCTGTCATGTCGTGTTAGCAGACAACCACTACTTTTGCCTATTCCCTTTAGAAGATTTGGTCTGTCAAATACTGCTCCCCCTATCCCCAACTCATCCAGCCTTTAAAGGCAGGAACAACAAAAATCCCTGACTCTTATAAAGAATCCTATCTCCGGGCTTTCCACCCCAACCTGTTACATCTCCGACTTCAAGACACACTTTCTCCCTTAAGCTTGGGTTCTGCTCTTTTCAGTGGTGCCAGCTCGGTTCCATTACAAGTCGATTGCCAACATCCTAGTCTACTATTATGTTAACTGGTGCCGCCGCCCAGGTAACAAgattagtggtggtggtgggaggggatggGATGCTGCAGGTTTTAGCCGTGTCTGCAGTTAGGGTCCTCATCCCTGCCTCCTCACTCACCCCAGCCACATAAGGTCAATGGTATCGATGGGGTTGCCCTCCTTAGCCCTTCTCCTTTTGGAGCTGCGTTCGCGCCTCTCGTGGGTCTCGGGCTCCCGCTGGTCCACGCACCGGAGCTTTCTGGGCGAGGGAGacggagagggagagggagtcgGAGTCGGGGAGGGGTCGAGATCCGACCGGGATGAGCAGGAATACGAAGGCTGGTGGGTCAAGGACTTGATTTTGACTCGCGGTTTCTCTCCAGCGTTCACTGAGTAGGCGACGAAGCCGAAGCAGTTGGAGGGGGACCCTGAGGACCGCGACTCCAGGTCGTCTTCATTTTCGTTTGTGATGGTCTTCGCGGATTTGCGGCCCGGGGAGGATCCCCGCTTCCCGCCCCCGGGGCAGTTGGAATAATCCACTTTGAGAGCGGCCCTTTCCCACTGAAATGTCCCGAACGTGGGCGCCCCGCCCGGGTCTCAGGGCCTCGTCAAGGGGGCCATACCCCTCCAAGgtcggggaggggggaagggggaataGGGACGTCTGCCGGAGGGACAGCGGGCCACTGCTGCCCCTGCCCGGCCCGCCAGGCCTCTCCACCCCTCGCGCCCTCCGGGCCGCACCGCGCCTCTGGCACCCCATTGTTCAGTCACAGGGGTAGGCCCCCGGGACCCCGCGGCGGGAGCGGCCGCCCTGCACACGCTCACGGTCCTTTGCCTCCACGCAGGCGTCTAACCGCGCCGATCCGCCCCAGGGCCCGCCACTGCGGAGGAGGAGAGCGAAGCTTCCACCGAGGGACCACTCCGCCACACCGCCGGGCCGGGGGCTCCGGGCCCGGGCAGTGCCTCCACCACTCGCCCCGCTGAGCGACCTCCAGGGGCGACGCCTCTGGCCGCAAGCAGCTGAAGGAAGAGCAAAACAGCTCCCCGCCCTCCTCGAAGCCCGTCGATGCGCGCGCCCAGCCATCGCCAACCGAGACCCGCGGGAGCTACGAGCGGCTGAAGCCTGCGGGAGGCGCCGCAGGCCGAGGCGCTGAGAAGGAGCAGGAGGTGGCAAGGGCCGAGCCGAACCGATCCGTCCCGGCGCGGTGGCTCGGGAGGCGCGCGTCACTGCCGAGCCCCCGGTCGAGGCGGGCGCTTACCTGGGCGGCGAGCAGGAGGCAGGGCGGGCAGGCCGCGAGAGCGAGAATCGGAGCGGAGAGGCGAGGAGGCCGAGGGTGCTCCTTAAACCATCCGCTCTTCTCCCATTCTCGGCTCTGCAAGGCGGTCCGCCGCCCAGCAGCTTTTATCGGCGGCTGGGGCCGCCCCCGGCGTCCTGATTGGCTCCCAGTGGCCGGAGCCCGGGCAGATCAGCTGATGCGCGTCCCGGCCCCGCGACCATTGGGCGAGCTGCCGAGCGGGCGCCGCCGGGGTGGGGGCGAGCAGACccgggaaagaaagaaaaggaaagggccgtgggggaggggtgtgggggaggggagcgaggAAGGGCGGGCGGAGGGCCGAGTGCCTGCCGGGAAGGACCCCGAGGGCCCGGCTGCCGCGCGGCGCCGCGCTCGCACCCCCCCGCCCGCCGAGCCTGGGCGTTGCCTGCAGCCCCTTGCTGCCTTCAGGTTAGACATTTAGTGGGCGAGTTCTT from the Sus scrofa isolate TJ Tabasco breed Duroc chromosome 9, Sscrofa11.1, whole genome shotgun sequence genome contains:
- the GLUL gene encoding glutamine synthetase isoform X1 gives rise to the protein MWLGTPSTMATSASSHLNKGIKQVYMSLPQGEKVQAMYIWIDGTGEGLRCKTRTLDSEPKCIEELPEWNFDGSSTFQSEGSNSDMYLVPAAMFRDPFRKDPNKLVFCEVFKYNRKPAETNLRHTCKRIMDMVSNQHPWFGMEQEYTLMGTDGHPFGWPSNGFPGPQGPYYCGVGADKAYGRDIVEAHYRACLYAGIKIGGTNAEVMPAQWEFQIGPCEGIDMGDHLWVARFILHRVCEDFGVIATFDPKPIPGNWNGAGCHTNFSTKAMREENGLKYIEEAIEKLSKRHQYHIRAYDPKGGLDNARRLTGFHETSNINDFSAGVANRGASIRIPRTVGQEKKGYFEDRRPSANCDPFAVTEALIRTCLLNETGDEPFQYKN
- the GLUL gene encoding glutamine synthetase (The RefSeq protein has 2 substitutions compared to this genomic sequence) yields the protein MATSASSHLNKGIKQVYMSLPQGEKVQAMYIWIDGTGEGLRCKTRTLDSEPKCIEELPEWNFDGSSTFQSEGSNSDMYLVPAAMFRDPFRKDPNKLVFCEVFKYNRKPAETNLRHTCKRIMDMVSNQHPWFGMEQEYTLMGTDGHPFGWPSNGFPGPQGPYYCGVGADKAYGRDIVEAHYRACLYAGIKIGGTNAEVMPAQWEFQIGPCEGIDMGDHLWVARFILHRVCEDFGVIATFDPKPIPGNWNGAGCHTNFSTKAMREENGLKYIEEAIEKLSKRHQYHIRAYDPKGGLDNTRRLTGFHETSNINDFSAGVANRGASIRIPRTGGQEKKGYFEDRRPSANCDPFAVTEALIRTCLLNETGDEPFQYKN
- the LOC110255568 gene encoding serine/arginine repetitive matrix protein 2-like, producing the protein MSRTWAPRPGLRASSRGPYPSKVGEGGRGNRDVCRRDSGPLLPLPGPPGLSTPRALRAAPRLWHPIVQSQGGDASGRKQLKEEQNSSPPSSKPVDARAQPSPTETRGSYERLKPAGGAAGRGAEKEQEVARAEPNRSVPARWLGRRASLPSPRSRRALTWAASRRQGGQAARARIGAERRGGRGCSLNHPLFSHSRLCKAVRRPAAFIGGWGRPRRPDWLPVAGARADQLMRVPAPRPLGELPSGRRRGGGEQTRERKKRKGPWGRGVGEGSEEGRAEGRVPAGKDPEGPAAARRRARTPPPAEPGRCLQPLAAFRDPPGGQRHKVGRSDSVSATPEATLSLWAQVPTSANKAAQERTFRAAYQI